The Myxococcaceae bacterium JPH2 genome has a window encoding:
- a CDS encoding RNA polymerase sigma factor has product MESGQGQESANIARDDSGEVIRALVDNHRRFLSFLERRVGSRAIAEELLQAAFVKSLEKGGMLRDGEGAVAWFYRLLRNALVDHYRRQAAEGRALEREAREAQEASEDPELKVAVCACVGDLLSTLKPEYADIVRQVDLEERAVPEVAREVGITANNAGVRLHRARQALRKQLERSCGTCASHGCLDCACRSKR; this is encoded by the coding sequence ATGGAGTCAGGTCAGGGGCAGGAGTCCGCGAACATCGCGCGGGACGACTCGGGCGAGGTCATCCGAGCGCTGGTGGACAACCACCGCCGCTTCTTGTCGTTCCTGGAGCGGCGCGTGGGCAGTCGCGCCATCGCCGAGGAGCTGTTGCAGGCCGCCTTCGTGAAGTCGCTGGAGAAGGGCGGGATGCTGCGGGATGGCGAGGGCGCGGTGGCGTGGTTCTACCGGCTGCTGCGCAACGCGCTGGTGGACCACTACCGTCGTCAGGCCGCGGAGGGTCGCGCCCTGGAGCGCGAGGCCCGCGAGGCACAGGAGGCGAGTGAAGACCCGGAGCTGAAGGTCGCCGTCTGCGCGTGCGTGGGCGACCTGCTCTCCACGCTCAAGCCCGAGTACGCGGACATCGTCCGCCAGGTGGACCTGGAAGAGCGCGCCGTGCCCGAGGTCGCGCGCGAGGTGGGCATCACCGCCAACAACGCGGGCGTGCGCCTGCACCGCGCTCGACAGGCCCTGCGCAAGCAGCTGGAGCGAAGCTGCGGCACGTGCGCCTCGCACGGCTGTCTGGACTGCGCCTGCCGCTCCAAGCGCTGA
- a CDS encoding sigma-54-dependent Fis family transcriptional regulator: MSEPRPQVMVVDDKENMLKLFSRILGDAYEVTPAADGTRALALLASREFDVVVTDIQMPGADGFAVLREVKRRAPDTEVVLVTAFASIPKAVEAMREGAYDYLSKPFDPDEVALVVARALERRRQRREAAGLPARLAAAPDFHGLRGTSAPMRQLHALLAQVAARDLTVLLTGETGTGKELAARAVHAESARAARPFVAVNCGALPAELVESELFGHAKGAFTGATAAKAGLFEEAHGGTLFLDEMGDLPLPVQVKLNRALQEKEVRRVGTTAPVKVDVRVVAATHRDLQAEVAAGRFREDLYYRLNVVTVRLPALRERREDIPLLAMHFLARAGRPELEGFTPEALRALTSAAWPGNVRQLENAMARAAAVAVGPRIQREDLPPELDSGLSATRSPVTSAGTSSESLARLPYREAVDSARDSVSRDYLAALMQEFGGNVTHAAERAGMERESLHRLLKRYGVRSDDFKRAE, from the coding sequence ATGAGTGAGCCTCGGCCGCAGGTGATGGTGGTGGATGACAAGGAGAACATGCTGAAGCTGTTCTCGCGCATCCTCGGAGACGCCTACGAGGTGACGCCGGCCGCGGACGGCACGCGCGCGCTGGCGCTGCTGGCCTCGCGCGAGTTCGACGTGGTGGTGACGGACATCCAGATGCCCGGCGCGGATGGCTTCGCGGTGCTGCGCGAGGTGAAGCGGCGCGCGCCGGACACGGAGGTGGTGCTCGTCACCGCGTTCGCCAGCATCCCGAAGGCCGTGGAGGCCATGCGCGAGGGGGCGTATGACTATCTCTCCAAGCCCTTTGACCCAGACGAGGTCGCGCTGGTGGTGGCGCGCGCGCTGGAGCGGCGACGTCAGCGGCGCGAGGCGGCGGGACTCCCGGCGCGGCTCGCGGCGGCCCCGGACTTCCACGGCCTGCGCGGCACGAGCGCGCCCATGCGTCAGCTCCATGCGTTGCTGGCACAGGTGGCGGCGCGCGACCTGACGGTGCTGCTCACGGGCGAGACGGGCACGGGCAAGGAGCTGGCGGCGCGCGCGGTGCACGCGGAGAGCGCTCGCGCGGCTCGGCCCTTCGTGGCGGTCAACTGTGGCGCGCTGCCGGCGGAGTTGGTGGAGAGCGAGCTGTTCGGTCACGCGAAGGGCGCCTTCACCGGCGCCACGGCCGCGAAGGCCGGGCTCTTCGAAGAGGCTCACGGCGGCACGCTCTTCCTGGATGAGATGGGTGACCTGCCGCTGCCCGTGCAGGTGAAGCTCAACCGGGCCTTGCAGGAGAAGGAAGTGCGCCGCGTGGGCACCACCGCGCCGGTGAAGGTGGACGTGCGGGTGGTGGCGGCGACGCACCGAGACCTCCAGGCGGAGGTGGCGGCGGGCCGCTTCCGCGAGGACCTCTACTACCGGCTCAACGTGGTGACGGTGCGGCTGCCCGCCTTGCGCGAGCGGCGCGAGGACATCCCCTTGCTGGCGATGCACTTCCTCGCGCGCGCGGGTCGGCCGGAGCTGGAGGGCTTCACCCCCGAGGCCCTGCGCGCGCTCACCAGCGCGGCGTGGCCGGGGAACGTGCGCCAGTTGGAGAACGCGATGGCGCGCGCGGCGGCGGTGGCGGTGGGGCCTCGCATCCAGCGCGAGGATCTGCCGCCCGAGCTGGACTCGGGACTGAGCGCGACTCGGAGCCCTGTCACGAGCGCGGGGACCTCCTCGGAGTCACTGGCCCGGCTGCCCTACCGCGAGGCGGTGGACAGCGCTCGGGACTCGGTGTCGCGCGACTACCTGGCGGCGCTGATGCAGGAGTTCGGCGGCAACGTCACGCACGCGGCCGAGCGCGCGGGCATGGAGCGCGAGAGCCTGCATCGCTTGCTGAAGCGTTACGGCGTTCGCTCGGACGACTTCAAGCGCGCCGAGTAG
- a CDS encoding MBL fold metallo-hydrolase, whose product MALRFKNLDGSGPQPFNTVFKWAFLDKVTGKRRKSPDRAPVPRVEPDLAVLATPPAPGEGARLTWLGHASWLVQLDGVSLLVDPVLRDAINVVIHRNVPPGVPIEKLPPISASLVSHNHYDHLDLPTLQGVGAPIVTGLGHERVFRGSHLPVTELDWWRSTQVGPVTVHFVPSQHWSRRGLNDVNEMLWGGFVIEGSSARVYHSGDTAYFEGFREIGRRFPGLDAALLPIGAYDPAWFMSRQHMNPEEAAQSFEDLGAREFLAMHWGTFKLTDEPLDEPPVRLDAEWHRRGWPRERMHVLAVGASLTVRQG is encoded by the coding sequence ATGGCCCTGCGCTTCAAGAACCTCGATGGCAGCGGACCGCAGCCGTTCAACACGGTCTTCAAGTGGGCCTTCCTGGACAAGGTCACGGGCAAGCGCCGCAAGTCTCCTGACCGCGCCCCCGTCCCGCGCGTGGAGCCGGACCTCGCCGTGCTCGCTACGCCACCCGCTCCGGGCGAGGGCGCGCGCCTCACGTGGCTCGGACACGCGAGCTGGCTCGTGCAACTGGATGGCGTCTCGCTCCTCGTCGACCCGGTGCTGCGCGACGCCATCAACGTCGTCATCCACCGCAACGTCCCGCCCGGCGTCCCCATCGAGAAGCTTCCGCCCATCAGCGCGAGCCTCGTGTCACACAACCACTATGACCACCTGGACCTGCCCACCTTGCAGGGCGTGGGCGCGCCCATCGTGACGGGACTGGGGCACGAGCGCGTCTTCCGCGGCAGCCACCTGCCCGTCACCGAGCTGGACTGGTGGCGCTCGACGCAGGTGGGCCCTGTCACGGTGCACTTCGTGCCCTCGCAGCACTGGAGCCGCCGCGGCCTCAACGACGTCAACGAGATGCTCTGGGGCGGCTTCGTCATCGAGGGCTCGAGTGCGCGCGTGTACCACTCCGGCGACACGGCCTACTTCGAGGGCTTCCGCGAGATTGGTCGGCGCTTCCCGGGCCTCGACGCGGCCCTTCTGCCCATTGGCGCGTATGACCCGGCGTGGTTCATGAGCCGCCAACACATGAACCCCGAGGAGGCCGCGCAGTCCTTCGAGGACCTGGGCGCGCGCGAGTTCCTCGCCATGCACTGGGGCACCTTCAAGCTCACCGACGAGCCGCTCGACGAGCCCCCCGTCCGGCTGGACGCCGAGTGGCACCGCCGCGGCTGGCCGCGCGAGCGCATGCATGTGCTCGCGGTGGGAGCCTCTCTCACCGTCAGACAGGGCTGA
- a CDS encoding HAMP domain-containing protein, translating to MRPSAGSTTRKLLLAFGALVALFAAASGFALGRLSDIHEGSRTLREAGGRVRDALELATAVRDEYAHLAHTVILGNASHVRFHSEARARVEALTRKLWDQAQDAEERAWVADIQESGDALDRLYRESLLPAVLAKDQGAVTAAHGHALEKVNIIQARADALASRFDASIGRFEDHVGAVERASFRWALLFLGGATLFAAGVGVYIGNSVARPVARLSEGALRLSQGDLRTRIPEDDPGELGQLAAQFNRMMEAVRTHQEQWVQHEKLAGIGRLAAGVAHEINNPLGVILGYVRLLQRKAEGGLAEDLKVVEEEAMRCQDIVEGLLDLSRPGRGPLERVPLREACEDVVGRLREAERLGNVKVSVEGEAAAWVQPPRLRQVLLNLVKNAAEAAGEGGRVEVRIEAGGDGAASVAVSDSGPGMKPDERARLFEPFFTTKPTGTGLGLAVSQAIAEAHGGRIEADTGPLGGARFTLRLPPPTSAQEALS from the coding sequence ATGCGGCCCTCTGCTGGAAGCACGACTCGGAAACTGCTGCTCGCCTTTGGTGCGCTGGTGGCCCTGTTCGCCGCGGCGTCGGGGTTCGCGCTCGGTCGGCTGTCGGACATCCACGAGGGCTCGCGCACGCTGCGCGAGGCAGGGGGCCGGGTCCGCGACGCGCTGGAGTTGGCCACCGCCGTGCGCGACGAATACGCCCACCTGGCGCACACCGTCATCCTGGGCAATGCCAGCCATGTGCGCTTCCACAGCGAGGCGCGCGCGAGGGTGGAGGCGCTCACCCGCAAGCTCTGGGACCAGGCGCAGGACGCGGAGGAGCGCGCCTGGGTGGCGGACATCCAGGAGTCGGGAGACGCGTTGGATCGGCTGTACCGGGAGAGCTTGCTGCCCGCCGTGCTGGCCAAGGACCAGGGCGCGGTGACGGCGGCGCACGGGCACGCGCTGGAGAAGGTGAACATCATCCAAGCGCGGGCGGACGCGCTGGCCAGTCGCTTCGATGCGTCCATTGGCCGGTTCGAGGACCACGTGGGCGCGGTGGAGCGCGCGAGCTTCCGCTGGGCGCTCTTGTTCCTGGGCGGGGCCACGCTGTTCGCGGCGGGCGTGGGGGTCTACATCGGCAACTCGGTGGCGCGTCCGGTGGCTCGGCTGTCCGAGGGTGCCCTGCGGCTCTCCCAGGGCGACCTGCGCACGCGCATCCCCGAGGATGACCCGGGGGAGCTGGGCCAGCTGGCCGCGCAGTTCAACCGGATGATGGAGGCGGTGCGCACGCACCAGGAGCAGTGGGTCCAGCACGAGAAGCTCGCGGGAATCGGGCGGCTGGCGGCGGGCGTGGCGCACGAAATCAACAACCCGCTCGGCGTCATCCTGGGGTACGTGCGGCTCCTGCAGCGCAAGGCCGAGGGCGGGCTGGCGGAGGACCTGAAGGTGGTGGAGGAGGAGGCGATGCGCTGTCAGGACATCGTCGAGGGGCTGTTGGACTTGTCGCGTCCGGGCCGGGGGCCGCTGGAGCGGGTGCCGCTGCGCGAGGCGTGCGAGGACGTGGTGGGCCGGCTGCGCGAGGCGGAGCGGCTGGGCAACGTGAAGGTGTCGGTGGAGGGCGAGGCCGCGGCGTGGGTCCAGCCGCCTCGGCTGCGGCAGGTGCTGCTCAATCTGGTGAAGAACGCCGCGGAGGCGGCGGGAGAGGGAGGGCGTGTGGAAGTGCGCATCGAGGCGGGTGGGGACGGAGCGGCGAGCGTGGCGGTATCGGACTCGGGGCCGGGGATGAAGCCGGACGAGCGCGCGCGGTTGTTCGAGCCGTTCTTCACCACCAAGCCCACGGGCACGGGGCTGGGGCTCGCGGTGAGTCAGGCCATCGCGGAGGCCCACGGCGGACGCATCGAGGCGGACACCGGTCCGCTGGGCGGCGCGCGCTTCACGCTGCGGTTGCCTCCTCCCACGAGCGCGCAGGAGGCGCTGTCATGA
- a CDS encoding tetratricopeptide repeat protein: MARLEAGDAAAARALLEEALQAAPDAPEVLHGLARALDLLGERDAARELLERAHARAPTEPGPACDLAMTYLERGEDTRAREVLAPVVAVHATHPAANLHLALALAKTEPRRAREHLARVLQGSDAQARQQAEALDRALAEDATRRA, translated from the coding sequence ATGGCCCGGCTGGAGGCCGGGGACGCGGCAGCGGCGAGGGCCCTGCTGGAGGAGGCACTCCAGGCCGCGCCGGACGCGCCCGAAGTCCTCCACGGGCTGGCGAGGGCCCTGGACCTGCTGGGCGAACGCGATGCCGCGCGTGAGCTGCTGGAGCGTGCCCACGCCCGCGCGCCCACCGAGCCGGGGCCCGCCTGCGACCTGGCGATGACCTACCTGGAGCGCGGCGAGGACACGCGAGCCCGGGAGGTGCTCGCCCCCGTGGTGGCGGTCCATGCGACGCACCCCGCCGCGAACCTGCACCTCGCCCTGGCCCTGGCGAAGACGGAGCCTCGCCGCGCGCGCGAGCACCTGGCCCGTGTGCTCCAGGGCTCCGATGCCCAGGCGCGCCAACAGGCCGAGGCGCTCGACCGCGCGCTGGCGGAGGACGCTACTCGGCGCGCTTGA
- a CDS encoding C4-dicarboxylate ABC transporter substrate-binding protein, whose protein sequence is MKKDSLSGRTRRAAWRELWLTLAPALLLVAAAFAGTFYFVQPAPPMKLVLAVAPDEGGFKYYARRYQEFLARHGVTLELRATKGSAENLALLNSDTPGADVAFVQSGTPGIDKVSHVLSLGSVAYVPLWVFYRGESVEDLRGLQGRRIAVGPEESGTRALALTLLKANGADASPATELLPYERAEAIEQLKAGQVDAVFLVSPAESPAIQKLAAIPGVRLLDFVRAEAYVRRYPYLSKLVLPRGVFDLARDVPAKDVTLVAPTANLVVTDRLHPALKYLLLRAASEVHGGSGLLDRAGEFPSPREAGLVLGSEARRYYESGVPLLQRHLPFWAANLVDRLWVMLVPFIAVVVPLGKAVPAFLLWRVRSRIFKWYARLKEIEIQLEENPGRPMLEGMLARLDEAEREVNRIPMPIAYAENLYFFREHIDVVRRRITRRLTDAPSESIDPAVSALS, encoded by the coding sequence ATGAAGAAGGACTCCCTCTCGGGACGCACCCGGCGCGCGGCCTGGCGCGAACTGTGGCTCACGCTCGCCCCCGCGCTGCTGCTCGTCGCCGCGGCGTTCGCCGGCACCTTCTATTTCGTCCAGCCCGCGCCCCCCATGAAGCTCGTGCTCGCGGTGGCGCCCGACGAAGGCGGCTTCAAGTACTACGCGCGCCGCTATCAAGAGTTCCTCGCGCGACACGGCGTCACCCTGGAGCTGCGCGCCACGAAGGGCTCCGCCGAGAACCTCGCGCTGCTCAACTCGGACACTCCGGGCGCCGACGTGGCCTTCGTGCAGAGCGGCACGCCCGGCATCGACAAGGTCAGCCACGTGCTGTCGCTGGGCAGCGTGGCCTATGTGCCCCTCTGGGTGTTCTACCGAGGCGAGAGCGTGGAGGACCTGCGCGGACTCCAGGGCCGGCGCATCGCCGTGGGCCCCGAGGAGAGCGGCACGCGGGCCCTGGCGCTCACCCTCTTGAAGGCCAACGGCGCGGACGCGTCCCCCGCCACCGAGCTGCTCCCGTACGAGCGCGCCGAGGCCATCGAGCAGCTCAAGGCCGGACAGGTGGACGCGGTGTTCCTCGTCTCTCCCGCCGAGTCGCCGGCCATCCAGAAGCTCGCGGCGATCCCCGGCGTGCGCCTGCTCGACTTCGTGCGCGCCGAGGCCTATGTGCGTCGCTACCCGTACCTGTCGAAGCTCGTGCTCCCGCGCGGCGTCTTCGACCTGGCCCGGGACGTTCCAGCGAAGGACGTGACGCTCGTGGCGCCCACCGCGAACCTGGTGGTGACGGACCGCCTGCACCCGGCGCTCAAGTACCTGCTCCTGCGCGCCGCGAGCGAGGTCCACGGCGGCTCCGGCCTGCTGGACCGGGCTGGTGAGTTCCCGTCACCGCGTGAAGCGGGGCTCGTGCTCGGCAGCGAGGCGCGGCGCTACTACGAGTCCGGTGTCCCGCTGCTCCAGCGTCACCTGCCCTTCTGGGCCGCGAACCTGGTGGATCGGCTGTGGGTGATGTTGGTGCCCTTCATCGCGGTGGTGGTGCCGCTGGGCAAGGCCGTGCCCGCGTTCCTCCTGTGGCGCGTGCGCTCGCGCATCTTCAAGTGGTACGCGCGACTCAAGGAGATCGAGATTCAGCTCGAGGAGAACCCCGGCCGCCCCATGCTGGAAGGGATGCTCGCGCGACTCGACGAGGCCGAGCGCGAGGTGAACCGCATCCCCATGCCCATCGCCTACGCGGAGAACCTCTACTTCTTCCGCGAGCACATCGACGTGGTGCGCCGCCGCATCACCCGCCGACTGACGGACGCGCCCTCGGAGAGCATCGACCCCGCGGTCTCCGCGTTGAGCTGA
- a CDS encoding aromatic ring-hydroxylating dioxygenase subunit alpha: protein MNAREESRTPAAPAGHVSVVRLPNSWFILCASRELGRKPVARTLQGTPLVLFRDETGKPAALLDRCPHRNVPLSLGQVRDGQLQCGYHGWKFDREGQCRAIPGFLGEPAAKSRCAASYATREQDGFIWVYSTPGVEPTSEPFRFPLLDAADYTTVRRVLRAPGTLHAVLENTLDVPHTAYLHGGLFRTEAKRNDIDVVVRRSADRVEAEYVGEPRPTGLVGRVLAPGGGVVQHFDRFLLPSIAQVEYRIGEGSHILVTSAMTPVSDYDTQVYAVATFRLPLPRLLLRAVLPLAVPVALHIFRQDVRILEEQLKTIQRFGTETYASTEIDVLGPSILRLLRSAEREKTAPLDAVHETRLRMRT, encoded by the coding sequence ATGAACGCTCGCGAGGAGTCGCGAACCCCTGCCGCCCCCGCGGGCCATGTCTCGGTCGTCCGCCTGCCGAATTCGTGGTTCATCCTCTGCGCGTCACGGGAGCTGGGTCGCAAGCCCGTGGCGCGCACGCTGCAAGGCACGCCGCTCGTCCTCTTCCGCGACGAGACGGGCAAGCCCGCCGCGCTGTTGGACCGCTGCCCTCACCGCAACGTGCCGCTGTCCCTGGGGCAGGTGCGGGACGGGCAGCTCCAGTGCGGCTATCACGGGTGGAAGTTCGACCGGGAGGGCCAGTGCCGCGCCATCCCGGGGTTCCTCGGTGAGCCCGCCGCGAAGTCGCGCTGCGCGGCCTCGTACGCCACCCGCGAGCAGGACGGCTTCATCTGGGTCTACTCCACGCCCGGCGTCGAGCCGACCTCCGAGCCCTTCCGCTTCCCGCTGCTGGACGCCGCGGACTACACCACGGTGCGCCGCGTGCTGCGCGCGCCGGGCACGCTGCACGCGGTGCTGGAGAACACGCTGGATGTTCCGCACACCGCCTACCTGCACGGCGGCCTCTTTCGCACCGAGGCGAAGCGCAACGACATCGACGTCGTCGTGCGCCGGAGCGCGGACCGGGTGGAGGCGGAGTACGTGGGCGAGCCGCGCCCGACGGGACTGGTGGGCCGGGTGCTCGCGCCCGGAGGCGGCGTGGTGCAGCACTTCGACCGCTTCCTGCTGCCGTCCATCGCGCAGGTGGAGTACCGAATCGGCGAGGGCAGCCACATCCTCGTCACCTCCGCGATGACGCCGGTGTCCGACTACGACACGCAGGTGTACGCGGTGGCCACGTTCCGGTTGCCGCTGCCCCGGCTGCTCTTGCGCGCGGTGCTGCCGCTCGCCGTGCCGGTGGCGCTGCACATCTTCCGGCAGGACGTGCGCATCTTGGAGGAGCAGCTCAAGACGATTCAGCGCTTCGGCACGGAGACGTACGCGTCCACGGAGATTGATGTGCTGGGGCCCAGCATCCTGCGCCTGCTGCGCTCCGCGGAGCGCGAGAAGACCGCGCCCCTGGATGCCGTGCACGAGACGCGGCTGCGCATGCGCACCTAG
- a CDS encoding heavy metal translocating P-type ATPase yields MSSRPHAHSHAHADPHGHAHPPTPEVGEPAIDPVCGMKVDRHAPKGGSLEHDGHTYFFCNPKCRERFRADPRRFLEPAAAEPAPAAPPGTAYICPMDPEVRQDHPGACPKCGMALEPESPPVLEARVEYTCPMHPEVVSEHPGACPKCGMALEPRTVLPEEPPDPELRSMTLRFWVGVALSVPLLILAMSDMIPGQPLQHAVSPALLAWAQLVLATPVVLWGGAPFFQRGWTSVRNRHLNMFTLIALGTGAAYVFSVVSTLFPHALPEGARTGHGGTAPVYFEAAAVIVTLVALGQVLELRARHATSGALRALLSLAPAIARRVREDGHEEDVPLSHVHVGDRLRVRPGEKVPVDGVVLEGASAVDESMVTGESVPVEKSAGAKVTGGTVNGTGSWVMRAERVGRDTLLSRIVQRVSEAQRTRAPIQRLADKVASVFVPAVIAVAVLTAAVWAIWGPEPRLAHALVNAVAVLIIACPCALGLATPMSVMVGTGRGAGVGVLIKDAAALERLAAVDTLVVDKTGTLTQGKPQLVTVLPAAGLDASHLLRLAASLERGSEHPLAAAIVAGAQAQGVVLASVEGFQSHTGQGVTGRVDGTDVALGNAALMNARGVDARALTERAESLRAEGQTVVLVSAGGRLAGLLGVEDPVKDTTPEALAQLRSEGLRVVMLTGDSRTTAEAVAKRLGITEVIAGVLPDGKGDAVRKLQQEGRVVAMAGDGVNDAPALAQADVGIAMGTGTDIAMESAGVTLVKGDLRGIVRARRLSEGVLRNIRQNLFFAFIYNLLGVPLAAGVLYPVFGLLLSPIFASAAMSLSSVSVIGNALRLRRLKL; encoded by the coding sequence ATGTCGTCCCGCCCGCACGCGCACTCCCACGCTCACGCCGACCCCCATGGCCACGCGCATCCGCCGACCCCCGAGGTCGGGGAGCCCGCCATCGACCCGGTCTGCGGAATGAAGGTGGACCGCCACGCCCCCAAGGGGGGCAGCCTGGAGCACGACGGCCACACGTACTTCTTCTGCAACCCGAAGTGCCGCGAGCGCTTCCGCGCCGACCCCCGGCGCTTCCTGGAGCCCGCCGCCGCCGAGCCCGCGCCGGCCGCGCCCCCGGGCACCGCGTACATCTGCCCCATGGACCCCGAGGTCCGGCAGGACCACCCGGGCGCGTGCCCCAAGTGCGGCATGGCGCTGGAGCCCGAGTCGCCGCCCGTGCTGGAGGCGCGCGTCGAGTACACCTGCCCCATGCACCCCGAGGTGGTGAGCGAGCACCCCGGCGCGTGCCCCAAGTGCGGCATGGCGCTGGAGCCGCGCACCGTGCTGCCCGAGGAGCCGCCAGACCCCGAGCTGCGCTCGATGACGCTGCGCTTCTGGGTGGGCGTGGCGCTGTCCGTGCCGCTCCTCATCCTGGCCATGTCGGACATGATTCCGGGGCAGCCGTTGCAGCACGCGGTGTCGCCCGCGTTGCTCGCGTGGGCGCAGCTGGTGCTGGCCACGCCGGTGGTGCTCTGGGGCGGCGCGCCGTTCTTCCAGCGCGGCTGGACGTCGGTGCGCAACCGGCACCTGAACATGTTCACCCTCATCGCGCTGGGCACGGGCGCGGCCTACGTCTTCAGCGTGGTGAGCACCCTGTTCCCCCACGCGCTGCCCGAGGGCGCGCGCACCGGCCACGGCGGCACGGCGCCCGTCTACTTCGAGGCGGCGGCGGTCATCGTCACCCTGGTGGCGTTGGGGCAGGTGTTGGAGCTGCGAGCGCGGCACGCCACGTCCGGCGCGCTGCGGGCGCTGTTGAGCCTGGCCCCGGCCATTGCTCGGCGCGTTCGGGAGGATGGCCACGAGGAGGACGTGCCGCTGTCTCACGTGCACGTGGGGGACAGGCTCCGGGTGCGCCCTGGCGAGAAGGTCCCGGTGGATGGCGTGGTGCTGGAGGGCGCCAGCGCGGTGGACGAGTCGATGGTGACGGGCGAGTCCGTGCCGGTGGAGAAGTCGGCGGGCGCGAAGGTGACGGGCGGGACGGTGAACGGCACGGGCTCGTGGGTGATGCGCGCGGAGCGCGTGGGGCGTGACACGCTCCTCTCTCGCATCGTCCAGCGGGTGAGCGAGGCGCAGCGGACCCGCGCGCCCATCCAGCGGTTGGCGGACAAGGTGGCCAGCGTCTTCGTGCCGGCGGTCATCGCGGTGGCGGTGCTGACGGCGGCGGTGTGGGCCATCTGGGGCCCGGAGCCGCGGCTGGCGCATGCGCTCGTCAACGCGGTGGCGGTGCTCATCATCGCGTGCCCGTGCGCGCTGGGCCTGGCCACGCCCATGTCCGTCATGGTGGGCACGGGCCGAGGCGCGGGCGTGGGCGTGCTCATCAAAGACGCGGCGGCGCTGGAGCGGCTGGCGGCGGTGGACACCCTGGTGGTGGACAAGACGGGCACGCTGACGCAGGGCAAGCCCCAACTCGTCACGGTGCTTCCCGCCGCGGGTCTGGATGCGTCGCACCTGCTGCGGCTGGCCGCGAGCCTGGAGCGCGGCAGTGAGCATCCGCTCGCGGCGGCCATCGTGGCCGGTGCGCAGGCGCAGGGCGTGGTGCTCGCGTCGGTGGAGGGCTTCCAGTCCCACACGGGGCAGGGCGTCACCGGGCGCGTGGACGGAACCGATGTCGCCCTGGGCAACGCGGCGCTGATGAACGCTCGCGGCGTGGACGCTCGGGCCCTGACGGAGCGCGCCGAGTCCCTGCGCGCGGAGGGCCAGACGGTGGTGCTCGTGTCGGCGGGCGGACGGCTGGCGGGGCTGTTGGGCGTGGAAGACCCGGTGAAGGACACCACGCCCGAGGCGCTGGCGCAGCTTCGCTCCGAGGGCCTGCGCGTGGTGATGCTCACCGGCGACAGCCGCACCACGGCCGAGGCGGTGGCGAAGCGGCTGGGCATCACCGAGGTCATCGCGGGCGTGCTCCCGGACGGGAAGGGAGACGCGGTGCGCAAGCTCCAGCAGGAGGGGCGCGTGGTGGCGATGGCGGGGGACGGGGTGAACGATGCCCCAGCGCTCGCTCAGGCGGATGTGGGCATCGCCATGGGCACGGGCACGGACATCGCGATGGAGAGCGCGGGCGTGACGCTGGTGAAGGGAGACCTGCGCGGCATCGTCCGAGCGCGCCGGTTGAGCGAGGGCGTGCTGCGCAACATCCGGCAGAACCTCTTCTTCGCCTTCATCTACAACCTGCTGGGCGTGCCCCTGGCGGCGGGCGTCCTGTATCCGGTGTTCGGCCTGCTCCTGAGCCCCATCTTCGCCAGCGCGGCGATGAGCCTCTCGTCGGTGTCCGTCATCGGAAACGCCCTCAGGCTGCGTCGGCTGAAGCTCTAG